CGCGGATGCCTTCGGGCGTCTTGAGGAGATAGCCGATGGTGGCGCAGTTGGGATCGCCGCAGGGCAGGGGCGTGAAGTCCTCGGCCTTGAGTTGGCCTGCGGATTGATCGATTAGGCCGAGAATCACATCGGCGGTGTTAAGACGCTGGGTACGGCCTCGGTCCTCCCCCGCTGTGACCGACTGACGGCCCGAGAAGGTCATGGGCTGAAAAGCGACGCCACGGATATGGGGATATTGCAGGCCGAAGGCCACGGCCTCCCATACGTGATTCAGGTTGCCGGGCGTGACCGTCATCGCGAGGGTGATGGGCAGTCCGCCCCTCGTCATGGCGCCCGCCACTTCAATGGCGCGCTGGCGCGTCTTGCGGAGGTCCGCGCCGCGCAGGGCCTTCTGCTCCGCCTCTTGCGGACCATCAAACTGGAGATAGAGTTGGAGGCCGCCGCGACGGTACATGGCGTCGAGTTCGCGGGCGAAGTCGGGGTCGTTGGCGAGGCGCACGCCGTTGGTGTTCAGGAGCACGTAGTCGATGCGCGGGTGCGCCTGCGCCCAGGCGAGGAGGCGGAAGAACTCAGGGTGGAGCGTGGGCTCGCCGCCGGAGAGCTGGAGGATCTCTATCTTGCCCTTCCGCGCGATGACGCCATCGACGCGCTGCTGGAAGTCTTCGAAGGTGATGGCGTCGACTTCTTTGGATTGGGGCGAATTGGCGTAGCAGGCCGGACAGGCCAGGTTGCAGCTATCCACGATCTCGATG
This portion of the Candidatus Hydrogenedentota bacterium genome encodes:
- a CDS encoding radical SAM protein; the encoded protein is MILKSTTTRCPICLDPVPGQVVASEGKVYLERTCPTHGDHSLCISSDERFYNVSSGASSCCNGGACCGNDPFETLSTCLALIEIVDSCNLACPACYANSPQSKEVDAITFEDFQQRVDGVIARKGKIEILQLSGGEPTLHPEFFRLLAWAQAHPRIDYVLLNTNGVRLANDPDFARELDAMYRRGGLQLYLQFDGPQEAEQKALRGADLRKTRQRAIEVAGAMTRGGLPITLAMTVTPGNLNHVWEAVAFGLQYPHIRGVAFQPMTFSGRQSVTAGEDRGRTQRLNTADVILGLIDQSAGQLKAEDFTPLPCGDPNCATIGYLLKTPEGIRAVSDFIDFSQFQSFLANRMNYNLDDLAHCGCESEPLGDLLKNFELDESQTFRLFIKPFMDAWTWDQDRIDRCCTHVIRPDGQLDSFCRYYSQFPGTWNAPAEACCGGGSCCG